From a single Herbiconiux sp. SALV-R1 genomic region:
- a CDS encoding acyltransferase family protein, whose translation MEKQQGARAADKGARPDHFLPHLQGLRAIAVLLVVVYHFWPGRLTGGYIGVDVFFVISGFLITQQLTRQLERTDRIALPSFYAKRARRLLPAAITVLVFASLMTLFVMPLSSLTENVREILASTFYVENWVLALNSVDYLAAANEASLVQHYWSLSLEEQFYLFWPVLLLGASVFAVKFLKGRRWLALISVLAIVGVVSFALSVVVTITDPAAAYFVTYTRVWEFAVGGALALLPRLRPVRAWQSNLLGYGGIVVVLACGYLFDKTTPFPGYMAAIPVLGTAAVIVAHHREKPWDVGRVLSFRPVSFIGDISYSLYLWHWPLIVIAPYIPGWGLSIWNRIALFLFCFVIAWATKRFIEDPARTWTFFTKRRPRTTMLAVVGAMLVSTLFAGTAWAVQQPKYDAEAAQLASTLTDPPECFGAASGPTDGLEPIVPQCDNPELADVIIPSPGFGNADRPQHPECLSTLNDATVRDCQFGSDDADAPQIALIGDSHAYALMDPFIEMAERNGWHLTTYLKGGCPWTTTPLAARDAFAISCDDWRADLTAQLGAHEPFDAVFTAALTDRNVPGTSDDEQVAAVGYGEAWAQVLDAGTPIVTVVDNPAWPDDPNKCLRTEDAASCTVPRDEGLAEFDPIAMAADAAVAQGADVTLLDFSDTYCTSEECPAVVGGANVYRDVDHLTRTFAFTLEPFLERAMLTALGR comes from the coding sequence ATGGAGAAGCAGCAGGGCGCGCGCGCCGCCGACAAGGGCGCGAGACCCGACCACTTCCTCCCGCACCTGCAGGGCCTGCGTGCCATAGCCGTGCTGCTCGTGGTGGTGTACCACTTCTGGCCCGGCCGCCTGACCGGCGGGTACATCGGCGTCGACGTGTTCTTCGTGATCTCGGGCTTCCTCATCACGCAGCAGCTCACCCGCCAGCTCGAGCGCACCGATCGCATCGCCCTGCCCTCCTTCTACGCCAAGCGCGCACGCCGTCTCCTCCCTGCCGCCATCACCGTGCTCGTGTTCGCGAGCCTCATGACGCTGTTCGTCATGCCGCTGTCGAGTCTCACCGAGAACGTGCGCGAGATCCTCGCCTCGACCTTTTATGTGGAGAACTGGGTCCTCGCCCTCAACTCTGTGGACTACTTGGCCGCGGCCAACGAGGCGAGCCTCGTGCAGCACTACTGGTCGCTGTCGCTGGAGGAGCAGTTCTACCTGTTCTGGCCCGTGCTGCTGCTCGGCGCATCCGTCTTCGCGGTGAAGTTCCTCAAGGGGCGGCGCTGGCTGGCGCTCATCTCGGTGCTCGCGATCGTGGGTGTCGTCTCGTTCGCGCTCTCGGTCGTCGTGACGATCACCGACCCTGCGGCCGCCTACTTCGTCACCTACACCAGGGTGTGGGAGTTCGCGGTGGGTGGGGCGCTCGCGCTGCTGCCGCGCCTTCGCCCCGTCCGCGCCTGGCAGTCGAACCTGCTCGGCTACGGCGGCATCGTCGTGGTGCTCGCCTGCGGCTACCTGTTCGACAAGACCACCCCGTTCCCGGGCTACATGGCGGCCATCCCGGTGCTCGGCACCGCTGCCGTGATCGTGGCGCACCACCGCGAGAAGCCGTGGGACGTCGGGCGCGTGCTCAGCTTTCGCCCCGTGAGCTTCATCGGCGACATCTCCTACTCCCTCTATCTGTGGCACTGGCCGCTCATCGTCATCGCGCCGTACATCCCGGGCTGGGGCCTCAGCATCTGGAACCGCATCGCCCTGTTCCTGTTCTGCTTCGTCATCGCCTGGGCCACCAAGCGCTTCATCGAAGACCCCGCGCGCACCTGGACCTTCTTCACCAAGCGGCGTCCGCGCACGACGATGCTCGCCGTCGTCGGCGCCATGCTCGTCTCCACGCTCTTCGCCGGCACGGCCTGGGCGGTGCAGCAGCCGAAGTACGACGCCGAGGCCGCGCAGCTCGCCTCCACGCTCACCGATCCGCCCGAGTGCTTCGGCGCCGCGTCCGGCCCCACCGACGGCCTCGAGCCGATCGTTCCGCAGTGCGACAATCCCGAGCTGGCGGACGTCATCATCCCGAGTCCTGGCTTCGGCAACGCCGACCGGCCACAGCATCCGGAGTGCCTGTCGACCCTCAACGACGCCACCGTGCGCGACTGCCAGTTCGGCAGTGACGACGCGGACGCGCCCCAGATCGCCCTCATCGGCGACAGCCACGCCTACGCCCTGATGGACCCGTTCATCGAGATGGCCGAGCGCAACGGCTGGCACCTCACCACCTACCTCAAGGGCGGCTGCCCGTGGACCACCACGCCGCTCGCCGCCCGCGACGCGTTCGCGATCTCGTGCGACGACTGGCGTGCCGACCTCACCGCGCAACTCGGCGCCCACGAGCCCTTCGACGCGGTGTTCACCGCCGCGCTCACCGACCGCAACGTGCCGGGCACCTCCGACGACGAGCAGGTCGCCGCGGTGGGCTACGGCGAGGCCTGGGCGCAGGTGCTCGATGCGGGCACCCCCATCGTGACCGTGGTCGACAACCCGGCCTGGCCCGACGACCCCAACAAGTGCCTGCGCACCGAAGACGCGGCCTCGTGCACGGTGCCGCGCGACGAGGGGCTCGCCGAGTTCGACCCCATCGCGATGGCGGCGGATGCTGCGGTCGCCCAAGGCGCCGACGTCACCCTGCTCGATTTCAGCGACACCTACTGCACGAGCGAGGAGTGCCCGGCGGTCGTGGGCGGGGCGAACGTGTACCGCGACGTCGACCACCTCACGCGTACCTTCGCGTTCACGCTGGAGCCCTTCCTCGAGCGGGCGATGCTCACCGCGCTCGGTCGATGA
- a CDS encoding response regulator transcription factor, producing the protein MTEPDPTIRVVLADDQDLVRVGLRIILESEDGIEVVGEARTGREAVELVARVEPDVVCMDVQMPELDGLAATRELISRGTRAGILVLTTFNRDDYLFEALEAGASGFVLKNSSPEDLVAAVQVVARGDALLSPDVTRRVIENVAGRRAAPASAGTTAPATPHPSAEAQAALGELTEREREVLELLAAGRSNAEIAGELYLGEATVKTHVSKILQKLGLRDRIQAVVFAYENGVAVPGSA; encoded by the coding sequence ATGACCGAACCCGACCCCACCATCCGGGTCGTGCTCGCCGACGACCAAGACCTCGTGCGGGTGGGGCTGCGCATCATCCTCGAGTCCGAAGACGGCATCGAGGTGGTGGGCGAGGCCCGCACCGGCCGCGAGGCGGTCGAGCTCGTCGCGCGGGTCGAGCCCGACGTGGTCTGCATGGACGTGCAGATGCCCGAACTCGACGGCCTCGCCGCCACCCGCGAGCTCATCTCCCGCGGCACCCGCGCGGGCATCCTCGTGCTCACCACCTTCAACCGCGACGACTACCTCTTCGAGGCGCTCGAGGCGGGGGCGAGCGGCTTCGTGCTGAAGAACTCCTCACCCGAAGACCTCGTGGCCGCGGTGCAGGTCGTGGCCCGCGGCGACGCGCTGCTCTCGCCCGACGTGACCCGGCGGGTGATCGAGAACGTCGCGGGTCGGCGCGCGGCTCCGGCGAGCGCCGGCACTACGGCACCCGCGACACCCCACCCTTCGGCCGAGGCGCAGGCCGCGCTCGGCGAACTCACCGAGCGCGAGCGCGAGGTGCTCGAGCTGCTGGCCGCCGGCCGCTCGAACGCCGAGATCGCGGGCGAGCTGTACCTCGGCGAGGCGACGGTGAAGACGCACGTGTCGAAGATCTTGCAGAAGCTCGGCCTCCGCGACCGCATCCAGGCCGTGGTGTTCGCCTACGAGAACGGCGTCGCGGTCCCCGGCTCCGCCTGA
- a CDS encoding ABC transporter permease, which yields MSTATPTRSADAPTPRDPRAGRPKQPSIAQGTWLVAQREISMRLRSKAFLVSTGILMLAILASIVIGGIFSATVSATKVAVVSSTASVTEAAAASGALDVTTADSPEAAAALVEDGTVEAAVVPAGSVKGGTLSAAGGTDAAAGTAANGTDAEPGTTASGTDSPSGTPASATLDYDIVALDSAPTSLVQLLSASPQVVLLDPSDDADWFITYIIGIAFGVVFFMSAVTFGTTIAQSVVEEKQTRVVEILLSTISARELMAGKVVGNSILAFGQIAIIAAISALGLTITGQSGLLGLLGPAIAWFVVFFVFGFVLIAALFAATAALVSRQEDVASVTSPVTMLVMIPYFLVIFFNSNELVMGIMSYVPFSAPIGMPLRLFLGDAAWWEPLVSLVILLATTAVVVVIGSRIYANSLLRTGARVKLLEALRG from the coding sequence ATGAGCACCGCCACTCCCACCCGTTCCGCCGACGCCCCGACGCCCCGTGACCCGCGGGCCGGCCGCCCGAAGCAGCCGTCCATCGCCCAGGGCACCTGGCTGGTCGCGCAGCGCGAGATCTCGATGCGCCTGCGCAGCAAGGCGTTCCTCGTCTCGACGGGCATCCTCATGCTCGCGATCCTCGCCTCCATCGTCATCGGGGGCATCTTCAGCGCCACCGTCTCCGCCACGAAGGTCGCCGTCGTGAGCAGCACTGCCTCGGTCACCGAAGCGGCAGCGGCCTCCGGCGCGCTCGACGTGACGACCGCCGACTCCCCTGAGGCGGCGGCGGCACTCGTCGAAGACGGCACCGTGGAGGCGGCGGTGGTCCCCGCGGGCAGCGTGAAGGGCGGCACCCTGTCGGCGGCCGGTGGCACGGATGCGGCGGCCGGCACGGCAGCGAACGGAACGGATGCAGAACCCGGCACCACCGCATCCGGAACCGACTCGCCGAGCGGCACCCCCGCATCCGCCACCCTCGACTACGACATCGTCGCCCTCGACTCCGCCCCCACCTCCCTGGTGCAGCTGCTGAGCGCGTCGCCGCAGGTGGTGCTGCTCGACCCGAGCGACGACGCCGACTGGTTCATCACCTACATCATCGGCATCGCCTTCGGCGTGGTGTTCTTCATGTCGGCGGTGACCTTCGGCACCACCATCGCGCAGAGCGTGGTGGAGGAGAAGCAGACGCGGGTGGTCGAGATCCTGCTGTCGACGATCTCGGCGCGGGAGCTCATGGCCGGCAAGGTGGTGGGCAACAGCATCCTCGCGTTCGGGCAGATCGCCATCATCGCCGCGATCTCGGCGCTCGGCCTCACCATCACGGGGCAGTCGGGGCTGCTCGGCCTCCTCGGCCCGGCCATCGCCTGGTTCGTCGTGTTCTTCGTCTTCGGCTTCGTGCTCATCGCGGCCCTCTTCGCCGCCACCGCCGCCCTGGTGTCGCGGCAGGAGGACGTCGCCTCGGTCACCTCGCCGGTGACGATGCTCGTGATGATCCCGTACTTCCTTGTCATCTTCTTCAACTCCAACGAGCTGGTGATGGGCATCATGTCGTACGTGCCGTTCTCGGCGCCCATCGGTATGCCGCTGCGGCTGTTCCTCGGCGACGCGGCGTGGTGGGAGCCGCTCGTGTCGCTCGTCATCCTGCTCGCCACCACGGCGGTGGTCGTGGTGATCGGCTCGCGCATCTACGCGAACTCGCTGCTGCGCACCGGGGCGCGGGTGAAGCTGCTCGAGGCGTTGAGGGGCTGA
- a CDS encoding low specificity L-threonine aldolase, with the protein MTETPTSPQPLHDRSYRGFASDNYAGAHPEVLEAIAAANGGHQIAYGEDVYTAELQNVVRRQFGEQAEAFPVFNGTGANVVSLQAMLPRWGAVVCSTTAHIHTDENAAPERVAGLKLLTVPTPDGKLTPELIDVEAWGWGDEHRAQPLTVSITQTTELGTAYTIDEITAITSHAHSLGMTVHLDGSRISNAAASLGVSLREFTTDAGVDVVSLGGTKNGLLYGEAVVVLSPEAVTGIPFLRKLDMQLASKMRFVSAQLIALYGGDLWLRSASHANAMAARLRAAVDGLPGLEFTQETQANAVFATLPPGVADRLRESFRFYDWNPATREVRWMCAFDTTPDDIDAFAAALRRELERA; encoded by the coding sequence GTGACCGAGACGCCCACCTCACCGCAACCGCTGCACGACCGCTCGTACCGGGGCTTCGCCTCCGACAACTACGCGGGGGCGCACCCCGAGGTGCTGGAGGCGATCGCCGCGGCGAACGGCGGCCACCAGATCGCCTACGGCGAAGACGTGTACACGGCCGAACTGCAGAACGTGGTGCGGCGGCAGTTCGGCGAGCAGGCCGAGGCGTTCCCCGTCTTCAACGGCACGGGTGCGAACGTGGTGTCGCTGCAAGCGATGCTGCCGCGCTGGGGTGCGGTGGTGTGCTCGACGACGGCGCACATCCACACCGACGAGAACGCGGCGCCCGAACGGGTCGCCGGACTCAAGCTGCTCACGGTGCCGACGCCCGACGGCAAGCTCACCCCCGAGCTCATCGACGTGGAGGCGTGGGGCTGGGGCGACGAGCACCGGGCGCAGCCGCTCACCGTGTCGATCACCCAGACCACCGAGCTCGGTACGGCGTACACGATCGACGAGATCACGGCCATCACGTCGCACGCGCACTCGCTCGGCATGACCGTGCACCTCGACGGATCGCGCATCTCGAACGCCGCCGCGTCGCTCGGCGTCTCGCTCCGCGAGTTCACGACGGATGCGGGGGTCGATGTGGTCTCCCTCGGCGGCACCAAGAACGGGCTGCTCTACGGCGAGGCGGTCGTGGTGCTGTCGCCGGAGGCGGTGACGGGCATCCCGTTCCTGCGCAAGCTCGACATGCAGCTGGCGTCGAAGATGCGGTTCGTGTCGGCGCAGCTCATCGCGCTGTACGGCGGCGACCTCTGGCTGCGGTCGGCGTCGCACGCGAACGCGATGGCGGCACGGCTGCGCGCGGCGGTCGACGGGCTGCCCGGGCTGGAGTTCACGCAGGAGACCCAGGCGAACGCGGTGTTCGCGACGCTGCCGCCCGGGGTCGCCGATCGCTTGCGCGAGAGCTTCCGCTTCTACGACTGGAACCCCGCGACGCGCGAGGTGCGCTGGATGTGCGCGTTCGACACCACCCCCGACGACATCGACGCGTTCGCCGCCGCGCTGCGGCGCGAGCTCGAGCGCGCGTAG
- a CDS encoding sensor histidine kinase, giving the protein MAPSTDDWKRPRPGAAGYRRDALVAAALVVASLGSWLLYRAAIDQPQAPWWGALLWGVVIAGSLAFRRRFPELVALVVGITFVVGQYVGIYEQLFSNICLFVALYTLGAWSQNRLLATVERIVIAAGMVIWLLSVLIYQGLTPDSTPGISRDGLFSQFMAASLISIVTNLLYFGAAFVFGNASNTAARQREALEQRTQELEREREVSSRQAVALERVRIARELHDVVAHHVSVMGLQAGAARRVLGKSSETDPRAVDALTQIEENAREAVDELHRMLGALRQSDDTEASRSASTRGLEQLPELVSDAEASGLPVTFTTVGTPVPVPSVVGLSAYRIVQESLTNVRKHGGARATADVRLRYLGSEIEVEVSDTGTGLNPLARPSAAPPGSAGAAGGLGQIGMRERAAAVGGEIVMEPKPRGGYRVRAILPVSPRPIGESA; this is encoded by the coding sequence ATGGCTCCCTCCACCGACGACTGGAAGCGCCCCCGCCCGGGCGCGGCCGGCTACCGCCGCGACGCGCTCGTCGCTGCGGCCCTCGTCGTCGCCTCGCTCGGGAGCTGGCTGCTCTACCGCGCCGCCATCGACCAACCCCAGGCGCCGTGGTGGGGAGCGCTGCTCTGGGGGGTGGTGATCGCGGGCTCGCTCGCCTTCCGCCGCCGCTTCCCCGAGCTCGTCGCGCTCGTCGTGGGCATCACCTTCGTGGTGGGCCAGTACGTCGGCATCTACGAGCAGCTGTTCTCCAACATCTGCCTCTTCGTCGCGCTCTACACGCTCGGCGCCTGGAGCCAGAACCGCCTGCTCGCCACGGTCGAGCGCATCGTCATCGCCGCCGGAATGGTGATCTGGCTCCTTTCCGTGCTCATCTACCAGGGCCTCACCCCCGACTCCACCCCCGGCATCTCCCGCGACGGCCTGTTCTCGCAGTTCATGGCCGCGAGCCTCATCTCCATCGTCACCAACCTCCTCTACTTCGGCGCGGCCTTCGTGTTCGGCAACGCCTCGAACACCGCGGCCCGCCAGCGCGAGGCACTTGAACAGCGCACCCAGGAGCTCGAACGCGAACGCGAGGTCAGCAGCCGGCAGGCCGTCGCGCTCGAGCGCGTGCGCATCGCCCGCGAACTGCACGACGTCGTCGCGCACCACGTCTCGGTGATGGGCCTTCAGGCCGGTGCCGCGCGGCGCGTGCTGGGCAAGAGCAGCGAGACCGACCCGCGGGCTGTCGACGCGCTCACGCAGATCGAGGAGAACGCGCGGGAGGCCGTCGACGAACTGCACCGGATGCTCGGCGCCCTCCGCCAGTCCGACGACACCGAGGCAAGCCGGTCGGCCTCCACCCGCGGGCTCGAGCAGCTCCCCGAGCTCGTCTCCGACGCCGAGGCTTCCGGCCTTCCCGTCACCTTCACCACCGTCGGCACGCCCGTGCCGGTGCCCTCGGTCGTGGGGCTCAGCGCCTATCGCATCGTGCAGGAGTCGCTCACCAACGTGCGCAAGCACGGAGGCGCACGGGCCACGGCCGACGTGCGGCTGCGCTACCTCGGATCCGAGATCGAGGTCGAGGTGAGCGACACGGGAACAGGCCTCAATCCGCTCGCCCGCCCCTCGGCGGCGCCGCCCGGCTCGGCAGGCGCCGCCGGCGGACTCGGCCAGATCGGCATGCGCGAACGCGCCGCAGCGGTCGGCGGCGAGATCGTGATGGAGCCGAAGCCCCGCGGCGGTTACCGGGTGCGTGCCATCCTCCCCGTCTCACCCCGACCGATCGGAGAGTCCGCATGA
- a CDS encoding SDR family oxidoreductase, producing MREETSAGATGAAGRRVVVAGATSESGAAVSAALVGAGASVVALGSNPSKLAELAERVPGITTEVCDLTDSAAVDALAARLTAASDGGSVDGLVHLVGGWVGGRGIAGQSDEGWEAMERSFRTLRNTTRAFYLALLASPAGRAVFVSSESVDAPTASGASYTAAKAASESWMRSVAQGFAADQSAAGLHSAATILVVKALVDDRMRAASPEKTFPGFTDVTTLAAAVLDLWEKPASELNGARTHL from the coding sequence ATGAGAGAAGAGACGAGCGCAGGCGCGACTGGTGCGGCGGGCCGGCGTGTGGTGGTGGCCGGTGCCACGAGTGAATCGGGCGCCGCTGTGTCGGCCGCTCTCGTCGGGGCCGGCGCATCCGTCGTCGCGCTCGGGTCGAACCCCTCGAAGCTCGCCGAACTCGCCGAGCGCGTGCCCGGCATCACCACCGAGGTGTGCGACCTCACCGACAGCGCGGCGGTCGACGCCCTCGCCGCCAGGCTCACGGCCGCGAGCGACGGCGGCAGCGTCGACGGACTCGTGCACCTCGTCGGCGGCTGGGTCGGCGGCCGCGGCATCGCCGGCCAGAGCGACGAGGGCTGGGAGGCGATGGAGCGCTCGTTCCGCACCCTCCGCAACACCACGCGTGCCTTCTACCTCGCGCTCCTCGCGTCGCCGGCGGGCCGCGCGGTGTTCGTCTCCTCCGAGAGCGTCGACGCTCCCACCGCCTCGGGCGCGAGCTACACCGCCGCGAAGGCCGCCTCCGAGTCGTGGATGCGATCCGTCGCCCAGGGCTTCGCCGCCGACCAGTCCGCCGCCGGCCTGCACTCGGCGGCGACCATCCTCGTCGTGAAGGCCCTCGTCGACGACCGGATGCGCGCCGCCTCCCCCGAGAAGACCTTCCCCGGCTTCACCGACGTCACCACCCTCGCCGCCGCCGTCCTCGACCTCTGGGAGAAGCCCGCGTCGGAGCTCAACGGGGCGCGCACCCACCTCTGA
- a CDS encoding ABC transporter ATP-binding protein has product MLEVADISRSFGARKVLDGVSFSVGDGRMTGFVGGNGAGKTTTMRIILGVLSSDTGSVSLDGTRLTPADRALFGYMPEERGLYPKMKVAEQIVYLGKLHGMSATAAKASTHDLLERLGLGERANDTVESLSLGNQQRAQIAAALVHDPSVLVLDEPFSGLDPMAVETVQAVLAEHAASGAPVLFSSHQLDIVERLCDDLVVIAGGTIRASGSRDSLRDEHSEPRYEIDLAGDAGWVREVPGVTVVDLDGSYALFEVERGDAGRAVAQQVLSRAIASGPVARFTPVQPSLAQIFKEVVK; this is encoded by the coding sequence GTGCTCGAGGTCGCAGACATCTCCCGCAGCTTCGGCGCCCGCAAGGTGCTCGACGGCGTCAGCTTCTCGGTCGGCGACGGCCGCATGACGGGCTTCGTCGGCGGCAACGGCGCCGGCAAGACGACGACCATGCGCATCATCCTCGGGGTGCTCTCGAGCGACACCGGCTCGGTGAGCCTCGACGGCACCCGCCTCACGCCCGCCGACCGCGCCCTGTTCGGCTACATGCCCGAAGAACGCGGCCTCTACCCGAAGATGAAGGTGGCCGAGCAGATCGTCTACCTCGGCAAGCTGCACGGGATGAGCGCCACGGCCGCCAAGGCCAGCACCCACGACCTGCTCGAGCGCCTCGGCCTCGGCGAGCGCGCGAACGACACCGTCGAGAGCCTCTCGCTCGGCAACCAGCAGCGCGCCCAGATCGCGGCCGCGCTCGTGCACGACCCGAGCGTGCTCGTGCTCGACGAGCCGTTCTCGGGGCTCGACCCGATGGCGGTCGAGACCGTGCAGGCGGTGCTCGCCGAGCACGCCGCGAGCGGCGCCCCCGTGCTGTTCTCCTCGCACCAGCTCGACATCGTCGAGCGGCTGTGCGACGACCTCGTGGTGATCGCGGGCGGCACCATCCGCGCCAGCGGATCCCGCGACTCCCTGCGCGACGAGCACTCCGAACCTCGCTACGAGATCGACCTCGCCGGCGACGCCGGCTGGGTGAGGGAGGTGCCCGGCGTGACCGTCGTCGACCTCGACGGCAGCTATGCCCTGTTCGAGGTCGAACGCGGCGACGCGGGTCGCGCAGTCGCCCAGCAGGTGCTCTCCCGCGCCATCGCCTCGGGCCCCGTCGCCCGCTTCACCCCCGTTCAGCCGAGCCTCGCCCAGATCTTCAAGGAGGTCGTGAAATGA
- a CDS encoding DUF6421 family protein encodes MSARPAALGTQSIIGEPEVVEDARLVADSPAWSGLKAAVSSLQALQAKDGSVPEPGDHDRAASLVDEVVRGIAALTPAFPHDREYLDAVRADFSAWAAGGFGVPDFLSSLVAFHPEKHRVDGSRHLVVFPMYTQNGSTNRHVEAVLVEVIWPSFIAELEAGDYSNALFVPIRFLDFTSGYDTNSAVLFPESVATSSIPAYTWGAIFADREAARFRRVVREAAAVTRLELPADAQRLLDDQQLAERTFVMWDLIHDRTHMRGDLPFDPFMIKQRMPYFLYSLEELRCDLTAFREAVRIERGLVAAGELEGGELSMADESLREHAKLVQYAVLFDRIFRFAITGSRVRNYDGLGGQLLFAWLHQRGVLHWTDTKLTIDWPEVADAVTALGDAIDELYWRSIDRPKTAHWLAAYELITSTLTPNPASVWAEGPKALPLDGPPRGLTDAVLDDEFPLSMFYEALDKKMRTVIESTAGITGAAA; translated from the coding sequence ATGTCCGCACGACCCGCCGCCCTCGGCACGCAGTCCATCATCGGAGAACCCGAGGTCGTCGAAGACGCCCGCCTCGTCGCGGATTCGCCCGCGTGGTCGGGGCTCAAAGCTGCGGTCTCGTCGCTGCAGGCGCTGCAGGCCAAAGACGGCTCGGTGCCCGAGCCGGGCGACCACGATCGAGCCGCCTCCCTCGTCGACGAGGTGGTGCGCGGGATCGCCGCGCTCACGCCCGCCTTCCCGCACGACCGGGAGTACCTCGACGCCGTGCGCGCCGACTTCTCGGCCTGGGCCGCAGGCGGCTTCGGGGTGCCCGACTTCCTCAGCTCGCTCGTGGCGTTCCACCCCGAGAAGCACCGCGTCGACGGCTCGCGGCACCTCGTGGTGTTCCCCATGTACACGCAGAACGGGAGCACCAATCGTCACGTCGAGGCGGTGCTGGTGGAGGTCATCTGGCCGTCGTTCATCGCCGAGCTCGAGGCCGGCGACTACTCGAACGCGCTGTTCGTGCCCATCCGGTTCCTCGACTTCACCTCGGGCTACGACACCAACTCGGCGGTTCTGTTCCCCGAGTCGGTGGCGACCTCGAGCATCCCCGCCTACACCTGGGGGGCGATCTTCGCCGACCGGGAGGCCGCGCGGTTCCGCCGGGTGGTGCGGGAGGCCGCCGCCGTCACGCGACTCGAGCTGCCCGCCGACGCGCAGCGGCTGCTCGACGACCAGCAGCTCGCCGAGCGCACCTTCGTGATGTGGGACCTCATCCACGACCGCACCCACATGCGCGGCGACCTGCCGTTCGACCCGTTCATGATCAAGCAGCGCATGCCCTACTTCCTGTACTCGCTGGAGGAGCTGCGCTGCGACCTCACGGCCTTCCGTGAGGCGGTGCGCATCGAGCGCGGCCTGGTGGCGGCGGGCGAGCTCGAGGGCGGTGAGTTGTCGATGGCCGACGAGTCACTGCGCGAGCACGCGAAGCTGGTGCAGTACGCGGTGCTCTTCGACCGCATCTTCCGCTTCGCCATCACGGGGTCGCGGGTGCGCAACTACGACGGCCTCGGCGGGCAGCTGCTGTTCGCCTGGCTGCACCAGCGCGGCGTGCTGCACTGGACCGACACGAAGCTCACCATCGACTGGCCCGAGGTGGCCGACGCCGTGACGGCGCTCGGCGACGCCATCGACGAGCTGTACTGGCGGTCGATCGACCGGCCGAAGACGGCGCACTGGCTCGCCGCCTACGAGCTCATCACCTCGACGCTCACGCCGAACCCCGCATCGGTGTGGGCGGAGGGGCCGAAAGCGCTGCCGCTCGACGGGCCGCCGCGGGGGCTCACCGACGCCGTGCTCGACGACGAGTTCCCGCTCTCGATGTTCTACGAGGCCCTCGACAAGAAGATGCGCACGGTGATCGAGTCGACGGCCGGCATCACGGGGGCTGCGGCCTGA